The genomic interval ATCGATTCTAGCTGAAATTGATAAAGGTTTAGAATCTGTGAACGATGTAGATTATGAGAAGgtagatatataaatattaatattcagataatataattttctatgaagcctataaatataaacaatttaAATGCAGGTATACAAAATCGTCTTAATGGGACCAGGAGTCGAATTAACAAAGCAATTGCAAAAACGACATTCACAAAGGGCAATGGAAGTTTTAAGTGTATTTGAGAAAAGTGATGCAAGGACAGCATTGTACAACATTATAGCAGCCATGGAAGAGTCTGAATAATAACTTGTAACATATAGACTTCATATAATTGCCCAAAGATCAGTTGAAGGACTCCGTCCTGTGTTAAGTTTCCGATTTTACCATAAGTCATACACAAACGTGTAAAATTTATACATAAAATATAGTATAAATAATTAAGACAACATCTTTCGTGTAACCAAGATGGAAGGTTTTGCAATATTGTTCAAGGATacttataaattatttataagatATATTATAAACATAACAAAGTTGATAAGTTTTATATTAAATGGtgtttgaataaatttttattgtcatAACAACTACCgtgtttattattaatatatttgcTGGTACAATTACAACATGTattaacatttgaaaaatacgTTATAgcggaaaatataaaattatatttacatactATCGTCATGGACAAACTATAATACGTAACGTAATCAATCAGCATCGTAGATCGATAAATTATTTCCTTATTACACATACTGTACTGTCAATTCTATAGTATAGTGAGGTACTCATATTTGTAAACATGTCACGAACAGGAACAAAATTGGACTCAAAAAAAGTTGTAAGTTTATTACAAATGTACATTATAAATATTCCCAATTCAGTTAAGATTTATATTACTAACTTGTGTTGTGTTATCCAATAATATTTAAAAGTTATTATCGAATATGTGAATAAGGTTATGTTGAAATTATAGCATTAAATACATAGGTCGTGTAACTtcaaatttaattgaaaaatagatCATCATCTATGTTGAAGGTTTAAATAAAGTAATCATTTCAGAATTCTGAATTATTTACATTGACGTATGGTGCATTGGTGGCCCAGTTGTTAAAGGATTATGAAAATGTAGAAGATGTTAATAAACAACTAGAAAGAATGGGCTACAATATGGGGATTCGTTTGATTGAAGACTTCCTAGCTCGTACTGGATCTGGTCGATGTTACGATTTTAGAGACACAGCTGAGAAAATACAAACTggcttcaaaatatttttgggtATTACCCCAACGATTTCAAACTGGAGTGCTGCTGGAGATGAATTCTCTTTGTGTTTCGATGCGAATCCATTGACAGAATTTGTAGAATTACCAGACCATTGtttaaatctaaaatattgtaatatattaATTGGAATTTTAAGAGGAGCTTGTGAGATGGTACAAATGGAAATTGCCTGTTGGTTTGTACAGGATCAACTTAAGAATGACGCCGCAAATGAATTACGTGTGAAGTTCATTAAAAGACTGGAGGATGCCATTCCAGCAGGAGAAGATTAAGTAAGCTTATTGTATTCAAACAATAAACCATTGTGATGAAGTTAAATatctttatttaattaaatggcTTAATCTCTACAATTAATAGTAAATAAGAGTGATAAATTgaaaacaaatattaatttaaaataagacATATGTACTTACTGCATATTTTATGATGATGCAGAACTATATTTATAATTATCAGAATTATGTATCTTGGTTTTATGTCATActataaaattacattttgcTTTTTATGTGATATTCACGTACAaagtatacattttttaaatataaatacactgttaataaaataattttattttctcggaAAATTACAAACGTTAATACTGTTTTCGATGATACATGCTCAGTACAAAAAATACGTGCTCAGTACAAAAAATAGTATATATAAAAAACATCCGGAAATATTAAGACTATTCCAATATTAATTGGTATGAATTACttgttttattttcatatatgGCTTATTTTTTATAATGAACACGTTCCATCCTCTGTTACACGTATAGACCATTCTCGGTAACGCGAATaatgtacatatataaatagggttaagtttcaattttttttctgaAATCTTTATAACCTCCAAAAGTCTGTTTATAATTTACTGTACAAATCACATCGATAGAttgttaatttattttgtaaGGAAATTTTATGACATTTTTGCAGATAATGGAAATGAAATGCAAACATTGTAGGAAAGATCTTTTCAACAAAGAACCAATACAGCTATTAACTGCTCATGGCGAAACAAAACAGAATTCTGTGGATATAGGATGTGGCAGTACAAATGATTCAGAATCTTCTTCATACATAGCAATAGAAAATATGCCAAAATGGATTGCAGATATTGTAAATCAAGTAAAGTCTACATGAGTATTTATAAATATTCGTTTAAAAATACTACACCGTGTAAAgaataaatgttaattatttgaaaattatataTGCAATTTGCAAAATTCTGAAGAAAAACCCACATAATATAATATGCATTTGTTACAGGAATCTTGGACCAAGGGTAGACTAAATTGTCCGTATTGTAATAATCGCATAGGCTCATTTAACTTTATAAATGAACTAAAATGCAACTGTGGTCAATTTATAACACCCCCTGTTAGAATAACTAATAGTAAAGTAGACATTTCACGCAACTAAACAGtatataatagtaataataaaaaataacgtTCAAAAGATGCCAGAAtcgaataatataaataaataaagagtCAAATTAAACATTTAAGATAATTTTCTGCTACACAAATAATGTAATTAAGATTGTCATTATGATAGGAATATTACATTTGCACAACATTGAATAGAAATAGTAATGGTTTTTCGTTTATTGGCTTATTTCTTATaatcttttatatttatttatttaaattgcgcgagatttttatgaaatatatatgtatatatttatatgtatatatgtgtgtatgttTGTGTAGATCtatataaaattttgaatatgAATATAACAATAATGACAACATTAAACACACGTTTTGACAATAAATATGTACCATGAATCCGAACATTTTCACACGGCTTTGTAAGTTATCAGCAATTTTTGTTTAATGTATCCAGATTTTAAATGTTATTTATTGCATACGTATACGTATATTTTAtcaatagacatttattttatacatatccataacagtttaaatatttttttataagtttatacatttataatgcatatatatgtattatatatacacatatgaaTGTATGCGTATAACGCAAATGGTTATAAAAGTTGCCTGTGtacattgtatatatatatacacacaacAGTTGCTACCTTACACTAAAGTACAATTGGTAATTTATATCATGTACGCAAGAGAATTTCTACTTAATCTAGTTACAATTAACTATTAATGCATAGCATTAAAACTGACTTGAATTAATTGTTATGAATTCATAACAAAGTGAAAAAATAAGTTAGACCATATTGCATTCGTTTATGATGAATTTTAAAATTCCTTCCTTTGCTTCTTGTTTCaaagtatttaaaaataaatttttcatttgttaAATTGAACTTATTCTTTCAATTCTTTGTGGTAGCTTTAGCTGCTCTTAATAATATGTAAGTACATTACTATAATGTACGGAATATGACAATAATAAAACAAACAATGTTTATTACCAGTAAGTAACATTCACAATAtaacaatgaaaatatattaaatatagacAACATTAACAGGTACTGTACTTTCTTGCATAAAATCTTTATTAACGGCAATAACAgtaaatttatataattcaaaataaaagtaattacaAAGAATTTAAAGTTATATATTTGTCCTAGAAAATTCGACAAATTTTCATAAGTTTTTATTAAGTTAACTTAACCGTTCAAAGACTGTTATTAGcctcgaaaataaaaaaattattttctgtaactataaaaaacaatttcttaattatttaGAATTATAATCTAtgtcaaaaataaatttgtgcaacatctttaaattttttaatatattaaattttgcaTAACGATCGTTAACATATAcataattacaaaattatttatcaaaatgGTAACTGATAACTGAATTGAGATAATAATAGTTcaaattgttatatttttttataaatattcacaTATGAACATATTCATTTTACATAGAAATTCTGTATGATTAAACTAAGTGGACGAATTTCAATGGTTTTATTATTACTATCTTGAACATTAATTTAATATCGAAGCTGTCTTTATTTGCCTAAATTACTATTTCAGTTTTTAGGAACAAAATAAGGTatataatgaaattatattaagAGCATTCTGTTAGGAAGACCAGAGAAAAGTATAATAGAGTATTAACATTCGATTATAGTTTATCTATTAAATTATAGTTCGTTTGCATAATTTTATAGCATAATGTTAGCAAACAAGGAAAGATCATTGTACTCAATTCTAATAACTATGAATAAtctgaaaaattttaatagtaTGCTGCATGtgcattttcataaaatttttaaatggaaaatatttatttgtctaAATTATGAAAAAGGTAAACTTTCATAGGCATTACAAAAAGAATAATGTTGGATTATTGCACAATTGATTTGGGTTAAAGGCACATATGGTCCACTAAGAAATACCGgtggaaatatttcaaaaatatgctTGGACAATATGAGAGTTATTTGATCCATTGTTGATAGTCTGAGACtataagaataaaaattgtcagcatTACGTTTTACAAAAGTTCTCAGTTAGAAGTTAAAGTATCATAAACAGTTTATAAGAAGGAGTGAGTACAACTTACATTAATTCTGGATCAACCAATTTTGCACATGAAATAATCTTCTATTATTTCCAACACGTTATTCAGTATTCcaataaatatttcttcaagCTCTTTAATGACACTGTCAATTTTGAACATATTACAGTCCAATATCATTTAGTTGCTACAACTGGAATATTTCGTCCTGTTGCTGTTGAAGTCTTTGTAGCGATGTTTTCACTTTTCTGCCTTGAGTCATAACCACAGCAGTTGGAAAATTATGCATATCGCTAGAGGATGATGGTCTCACTAACTCTGATGGAGAGGATATTGTATGTGTATTCGAAGACATAGGAAAGGAATTACGTAACTTAGTAGGCACTCTATGTCGCTGTGTACAGGTATCATTACCCTCTGTGCAAAATCTAAAGAGCAACAAAAAGTATAGttgattaataaataaatttgctatatttcattaacacgttgagcgCGGCACCGATTTTGTTATACTTTCCGTTCAGGCGCCGACAAGTACTCAGTAGGTGTATGGAATGAAAAGTATCAATGCCTGAACGAAAAGTTATACTGTTGGCCCATAAGGACCGACACCACGTAAACGGAAAGTCTACTATCTGTCCCTGGTCCTCATACTCAACATGTTAATCTACTTAAAAATTTATGTTTTACACTTATTAATTATTGATAAACAACTTACTCACTACTCCCCTGAGTACGTCTTACTTCCCTTTTAGCATTGGCTATTGAAGAATCCATTTTAGCTAAAAAATCATTAACTGAACTGTCATCATCTATGGACGATGCTATCGAAGATGGACTAGAAACCTGAAAATACACCTCATTTCGATGTAAAGCAAAGTAATACCTTAAGGACTAATTTAATAAAAAGGATATTTACACTTTGAACTGCATTTTGTTCAGTTACATTAGTATTATCGATGTTTAGCGACAAAGGACTTTCTGAATTGACAGGAACAAGTAAATGTTCCCTTAAGAATAAACTGTCAGAAGCCCATAATCTATTGACCCTTCTTATTTGTTCGGTCTAGAAGAATAAAAGAATAAACATACAGAAGTCAATCATAGTTTTTACTATCACATGTAGAAATATTGTAGAATAGGATAATGAATTCATACTGTAACTCCATATTTTAGAGCAATTCCTTGAAGCGTATCGGTTGCTGATACAGCATgctttattaaattttcagttCGTATAACATGTTTGACTGTACTaccatatttttttaatgttttaccaCTGTCTCTTATACACATTCGTTCTTCCATTTCTCGTGCACCATTTCGTTCCATTTTCAATTTGCGAAATAATGCAGGCGTTTAAGAAATTCAACGAACATATCACTTTTTAATACCCGCGAAAGAGAAATGCAACTTAAGCGACATAACCACAAATCCTAACAAACATATTAGAAAAGTCAATGTGTTATACATTAAAATATGAATGTTTTTACGAGCAGTCTTTATAGTATTATATACATTGTGGGAAATCAAAGAATGATTGTTGTTAACCGTGTATCAACTACAtgtttaacaaattgtaactACTTTATAACTAAAATTAtgtttaaaataaatgaaagacGTACATATTacttcaatttatatttcttgtaataATCGTATTTTACAATTTCATGGGTTTAGTCACAATAGAAAACTTTTGTTGCGATTTCACTGCGAATGCCTGCTCAGCTAATCAACGTGATAATAGTCTATAGACGTTCTTTAACCTGAATGATAGTGCCAGCCTCGTTTTGATTGGACAGTTAAAGGGCGTTACACACAAACATACTATTACAATATTTGAATATGAATGCACATTTTGGaagaattatttaacactacGTGACATTTGTAGTGCATCTTGCAATATGAAAGCACGTTGCAAACGGTTCTGTAAACTCTTACAAACGCGCaaggaataaataaatttctttcttcattATTGCTTAATCTTATTACATAACGCATTTCGCTTCAAAGAAACGCGTTAGAtacatattatttgaaagagtgCGATAAAGTATACCTTTTTAAAGTATAACTTTCTAGTAAAGTAGTTCCCGATTATCTTCACCCGCTTTATTATTTGTACTCGTTCATGGAGAATATATGTATGTAGAAAtggaattaaattttaataaaaacatgCTAATTATAGTACGTTACACAGTTCATCTAtttttaaatacaatatattACAGAGAAACACACAGTTATAATTTACTGTTATTAATATTATGTcttacattatttaatttatggttattattattattattgttgttgttgttgttgctgctgctttTTCTGTTGTTACTATATACCAACCTTGATAAATATGTAAGGTGGCATAAAAATTATGTAATGGGAGACTAAttgatatattttattttaggacAAGTTTTATCCTCACGTAGTACGTATTAATCTCCAGTAGCTGTGCAACAGTAACTGTAATATTGGTAATAAATAGTTAACATAGGGATAAATATTATGCTACTGCGGCAGTATGCTTCCTGGATTCTGGGTAAGGGGTATTTTCTTTGTCTAATTATTCAGAGCTATGTTAACTAATATTCTACAAGACAGACCCCCTCCGCTATTCCAAATAATGTAGCTACTTAATAAAGATCTCATCAATATGCAGCGTTttatattcgaatttttattgttctttCTCATCAATTTACGCGGACAAGGGCTATGTGCAAATttcagtatctttcgttaacaCGGCTATATCTATTGTATATGCCCGATCTGGTATTTTCTAAGATGGTACTTTAAAAAGTAGAGCAATATAAGTTACAACAAAATTGGAAGTGTAACACGTGCAGGTAAAACTATCTAGAAAGAATGAGTACAAAATCTGTTCCATCTGATGCATGTCAATAGTAGAAATGGTGCACCTTAATTTACATCTCACACATACACTTTGGCAAGAGCATCGGCTCCTGCGCTCGCTATAAAAGGTCGCGATGGATGAAACGCTACGTCTAATATACTTTCGTCAAACTTTTTACGGTGTGCTGTTATTTCCTGAACACAAGTCTTATTATCCATATTCCATAATCTTATACTGCAATCGTGACCTACAATCATGAATTATTAGTTGTATTAAATACTGTCGAACTCTGACTTTCTTATACATTGAACTACTCACTTCCTGAAAGTAAATATAAACCATGAGGATCTACAGCAAGACTAGTGACTGCGTCCAAATGAGCAACCATGGCATGAGCAAGAGTAGCCGTTCGATGATCATAAAATCGAATATGACGATCCTCGTGTGCAGCGACGACTAACGGTAATGTTGGATGAGCCACGACACGATTGAAACCTTTTGTTTCATTGACTTCGAGACGAGCCACGCTTTCACCAGTCTCTGTATCGAACACCACACATGCTCCTTCATAAGCTACCACTAACTTATGGGGCTCGTCTCTAATGAAATCTACTGAAGTTGGTATGCCGTCTACAAAGCGATACGTATATAcacacacaatttttaaaaatattatgttGCTTAACCTCGGTGAAaacagtacatttttatattaacaaGGGTAGCCCACCTTGTTCAGAGATGTATGTATGAAGCAGGGGAGACTTGCTCTGTGGACTCCATAATTTTACAGTTCCATCGGCACTAATCGATAACAATTGCGATCGTGGTTGATACATACTTAAACCCCAAACTGCGTTTGTGTGTCCCTTTAATGTTTGGCTAAGGACACTTGGTTCATAGGAATCGTACGGATCTATGTTAGCCGATGGTAGTGTCCAACAATGAATCATACCGTCTAAACCACCGCTATAACATTGATTTCCTGTGCTACACATAGCTAAACATAGAACTGGACCAGTATGCGATCTAAATGTATACAGTGGTTCGACATCTAACGAAGCTGATCTGAAATCCAAATGAATAATGTGTAGATTATCCGAATATCGTTCTAAAATTAAATTCACATCAAATTCCATGTATTATACTTCTTTGCAGGTAAAGTCTTGTGAAGGTTCCATAATTTGAGAGTATGGTCATCACTTGCGGTTATAAGAACAGCTTCTGTGGGATGGAAGACAAGTGCTCGAACAGCATCGAAATGAGATCGTAACGTATATTTTGCGTTCCAAGTTTTTCTGAAACTTTCTTTCGTCGTGGCTACCATCTACATAAATAAATACCTAATTTTAATACTTAACAAAACGACAGGAGATATCTCTTGTGTGTACATTTATTACATAAAGTAAACAGGCGAAAAGACAAATAGTATAGCTTACATCGTATGATGTTTCTGCTTCATTGTTAACGCACAATAGTTCTAATTCCCCCAATTCCAATGTGGAATCTCCTTCTTTAATTGGACACCTTAGATCTGGTTGTAAACTTTTTTGAAATGCGTCTGTGAAGATTGTGTCTCCTAGAAAGTAGGTTACTACATTATTGCATTGTTATTTTTAATAACACATCTATTGAATTAAAGTtgcataataaaattataaacgaCATCAAGGCTCAAAGGTCAAGAGACTATAATTACTTGTATATGTTTCTAAATGAACAGAACTTGCTGGTGATTCTTCGATTTCTGTGAGAAGGTTTAATTCATTTAGTACTTCTTCTGCCTCTGCATCAACATCTTCATTTAACAGCATAGATgactaaaaataagtataatattttaatacaaaCAAGTAGTGTTTCACCAcagaacaataaaataaaaaaatctttattactTTATTTGTCTTTAGTCCAATGTTTGTATCATAAGAATCATCCTCTacgtctccttcttcttcttctatatCCATTTCTTGCCGAGCCAGAAGTtcaaatttttccataaaaGCTGCTTCAGTGTCTCTCATTATTTCTTCTGTCTGTTAACATAAAGCAATACATGATCTCATTAACTTTTCTATTTGTGTTAACTTAAATGAATTTAGacacagaaaaattttgaattgtCGAAAGCtaaattatgtttttgtaaaaaaaagaaTTTACCTCATCTTTTGTTTTCCGAAAATTGCGGGTGTTGGTTCCCATTCGAATTGGTTTATCTGGTTCTATTGGTTCATTGCCATTTAGTGCAGGAGGATTCATATCTTCTGAGTCTGTGTTATTATTTAATCCAAGTAAAGATCTCACTCTGTTCGATCGTACATCTATTATTGTATCGGTGTAACCAATCTCTTGTAAATATCTAAAATAAACATTCCAGATACATTCTTAGCAGCGTCGTAGTTGGTACTACTCATTCCtgtcaatatttctaaaagctATACGCTTACTGTCTCAAAATTTGGCGACCTTGTCTCCAATTAATGTTGCTGACTGAAGTAAATGGAGCTTCTCCATCACCATCTCCTCCAACTTCGGAGTTAACACAAGTACTACTACCTTCTTCATAAACAGGGGGCTTTACATCTCCCTGAATCACCAAATCAGTTCCATATTTCAGCTTATGATACCTTGCTCTGCAAAAGTAGCAAAACATGTCTGCATAGTTACAATTAATAACAAGATTTCATAATGAGTACATGCAAAAAGATGTCTCACCTTTCTTGTTTCAATGCgtattctaacatttttattcttcttactagatcattttttaatttttcttgtcCTTTCCTTTCTCCTTGTAAAAAAGCTATCCTAgcctatgaataaatattttttagttaGAATACAAGAAAATTTATGATACAAATTTAATGCAATGatatatatttcaaataataatattaaacattataCCATTTCATTTGCGTATGACAAAgcaaaattatatatataattaaatagtATCGTACAATTAATCTTTAccataaaataattttaccaTACAGCGCACGTAACTTATAACTGTGTAACATATAGGTATTACAATTAATTTGATTGAAACGAGACAAAGTTAATATGATTATACGATGACATTTAATATAACCAATTTTAAAAGATGcaagattttaatgaaagagaAGATGTTTATATGAAACTTAATTCGGTAAACagcaaatatataatttaacatGTTCGTCAACTgtgttacaatattttctatatattcaGATTGATTGTTTTTACAATGTTTCTGTCACATGATAGATGAAGTGACAATAAGAAGGAAAGGGATTAAAGGGACGTATACAAACGAACGTATCTTAAGGATTTTGAAAACAGGTGAAAATTATACCTGGAATTCTGCTCTGTCAAGTTCCCATTGCGATCTTTCAAGTTCGAAGCGAACCCATTCATGCTGAATGAAATGTAGAATGCCAGGCATAGTGTATTGTGGTTTTTGTTCCTTGGCATCGCTACTGCTGTCACTGTAACAGCcttgaaatttattatttgtcAGCGGAACGTTCGTACCACTAGATTCTTGTCCATTATGGTTTTGAGATGTAGAACTGGAGTTATCCTCCATCGTGGAACGACAAAACCGTCCTGGTACCTTCATTTCATGACACGGC from Halictus rubicundus isolate RS-2024b chromosome 2, iyHalRubi1_principal, whole genome shotgun sequence carries:
- the Bet3 gene encoding blocked early in transport 3, which encodes MSRTGTKLDSKKVNSELFTLTYGALVAQLLKDYENVEDVNKQLERMGYNMGIRLIEDFLARTGSGRCYDFRDTAEKIQTGFKIFLGITPTISNWSAAGDEFSLCFDANPLTEFVELPDHCLNLKYCNILIGILRGACEMVQMEIACWFVQDQLKNDAANELRVKFIKRLEDAIPAGED
- the LOC143365511 gene encoding E3 ubiquitin-protein ligase RNF180-like, whose protein sequence is MEMKCKHCRKDLFNKEPIQLLTAHGETKQNSVDIGCGSTNDSESSSYIAIENMPKWIADIVNQESWTKGRLNCPYCNNRIGSFNFINELKCNCGQFITPPVRITNSKVDISRN
- the Red gene encoding lysM peptidoglycan-binding domain-containing protein red; amino-acid sequence: MERNGAREMEERMCIRDSGKTLKKYGSTVKHVIRTENLIKHAVSATDTLQGIALKYGVTTEQIRRVNRLWASDSLFLREHLLVPVNSESPLSLNIDNTNVTEQNAVQSVSSPSSIASSIDDDSSVNDFLAKMDSSIANAKREVRRTQGSSEFCTEGNDTCTQRHRVPTKLRNSFPMSSNTHTISSPSELVRPSSSSDMHNFPTAVVMTQGRKVKTSLQRLQQQQDEIFQL
- the Cka gene encoding connector of kinase to AP-1, producing the protein MKVPGRFCRSTMEDNSSSTSQNHNGQESSGTNVPLTNNKFQGCYSDSSSDAKEQKPQYTMPGILHFIQHEWVRFELERSQWELDRAEFQARIAFLQGERKGQEKLKNDLVRRIKMLEYALKQERARYHKLKYGTDLVIQGDVKPPVYEEGSSTCVNSEVGGDGDGEAPFTSVSNINWRQGRQILRQYLQEIGYTDTIIDVRSNRVRSLLGLNNNTDSEDMNPPALNGNEPIEPDKPIRMGTNTRNFRKTKDETEEIMRDTEAAFMEKFELLARQEMDIEEEEGDVEDDSYDTNIGLKTNKSSMLLNEDVDAEAEEVLNELNLLTEIEESPASSVHLETYTRDTIFTDAFQKSLQPDLRCPIKEGDSTLELGELELLCVNNEAETSYDMVATTKESFRKTWNAKYTLRSHFDAVRALVFHPTEAVLITASDDHTLKLWNLHKTLPAKKSASLDVEPLYTFRSHTGPVLCLAMCSTGNQCYSGGLDGMIHCWTLPSANIDPYDSYEPSVLSQTLKGHTNAVWGLSMYQPRSQLLSISADGTVKLWSPQSKSPLLHTYISEQDGIPTSVDFIRDEPHKLVVAYEGACVVFDTETGESVARLEVNETKGFNRVVAHPTLPLVVAAHEDRHIRFYDHRTATLAHAMVAHLDAVTSLAVDPHGLYLLSGSHDCSIRLWNMDNKTCVQEITAHRKKFDESILDVAFHPSRPFIASAGADALAKVYV